From Panicum hallii strain FIL2 chromosome 2, PHallii_v3.1, whole genome shotgun sequence, a single genomic window includes:
- the LOC112879380 gene encoding protein SCO1 homolog 2, mitochondrial: MLTPRVLRLSLLRRLRAAAELAPPFRPRVLPARGYQSRGYSSSGSSKYDRPMRQFSEQNESSPQPLIYYIAPSALLCFAGLAAFVHYNDERRAVPLAKGGAQTSVPKRCTTNRPAIGGPFKLYDTENNVVTESKLRGNWTLMYFGYTSCPDVGPAEVQKIADVIKLLESKYGIKITPLFITIDPQRDSPAQLKAYLSEFDPRIVGLTGPISAVRQIAQEYRVFFKRVEEVGQDYLVESSHNMYLLDPCLETVRCFGVEYEASDLAEAITMEVKKASASSTN; encoded by the exons ATGCTGACCCCGCGCGTCCTCAGGCTCtcgctgctccgccgcctccgcgcggCCGCCGAGCTTGCTCCGCCGTTCCGGCCCCG GGTGCTCCCTGCACGGGGTTACCAATCGAGAGGTTATTCTAGTAGTGGAAGCTCCAAGTATGACAGGCCAATGAGACAGTTTTCCGAACAGAATGAATCAAGTCCCCAGCCATTGATATACTACATTGCT CCATCAGCTCTGCTATGTTTTGCTGGACTAGCTGCTTTTGTTCATTACAACGATGAGAGGCGTGCAGTTCCCTTAG CTAAAGGAGGAGCACAGACTAGTGTTCCCAAAAGGTGTACTACCAATAGACCTGCAATAGGAGGACCATTTAAGCTATATGATACAGAAAACAATGTGGTGACTGAATCAAAGCTTCGAGGAAACTGGACTCTGATGTACTTTGGCTATACATCATGCCCAGATGTGGGGCCAGCAGAAGTTCAGAAGATAGCTGACGTCATTAAGCTGTTAG AGTCGAAGTATGGTATCAAGATTACACCACTCTTTATCACAATTGATCCTCAACGTGATTCACCTGCTCAGCTTAAGGCATACCTAAGTG AGTTTGACCCGAGAATAGTAGGACTAACAGGTCCCATCAGTGCAGTAAGACAGATTGCACAGGAATACCGTGTTTTCTTTAAAAGGGTGGAGGAAGTTGGTCAGGATTATCTTGTAGAAAGCTCCCATAACAT GTACTTGCTAGATCCATGCTTGGAGACAGTAAGATGCTTTGGAGTCGAGTATGAGGCATCAGATCTTGCTGAGGCGATAACAATGGAGGTCAAGAAAGCATCTGCTTCATCAACGAATTAG
- the LOC112879299 gene encoding succinate dehydrogenase [ubiquinone] iron-sulfur subunit 2, mitochondrial-like: protein MLRRTLPALRSVKDSVTDAARQAAKGDAHFPSLRGHPAARVNARESAEGQARLAAAEEERRRGGRPEATTVKEFQVYRWNPDSPGRPFLQSYFVDLAACGPMVLDVLQKIKSEHDSTLAFRRSCREGICGSCSMSIDGVNTVACLKPVDADTSRPSMITPLPHMFVVKDLVVDLTNFYQQYKSVEPWLKTKKPPGGGRREHPQSPAQRKKLDGLYECILCACCSTACPSYWWNSEAFLGPAALLHAYRWVSDSRDDYGQERVQALSEGWDKLYRCRMIKSCTATCPKSLDPAAAISALKAQHQLRKA from the coding sequence ATGCTGCGGAGGACGCTGCCGGCGTTGCGCTCGGTGAAGGACAGCGTGACGGACGCGGCCCGGCAGGCGGCCAAGGGCGACGCGCACTTCCCGTCGCTGCGCGGCCACCCGGCCGCGCGCGTGAACGCCCGCGAGTCCGCCGAGGGGCAGGCCCGGCtggccgcggcggaggaggagcggcggcgcggcggccggcctgaGGCGACCACGGTGAAGGAGTTCCAGGTGTACCGGTGGAACCCCGACTCGCCGGGGCGGCCGTTCCTGCAGTCCTACTTCGTGGACCTGGCCGCCTGCGGGCCCATGGTGCTGGACGTGCTGCAGAAGATCAAGTCAGAGCACGATTCCACGCTGGCGTTCCGGCGGTCGTGCCGGGAGGGCATCTGCGGGTCGTGCTCGATGAGCATCGACGGCGTTAACACTGTGGCGTGCCTCAAGCCCGTGGACGCGGACACGTCGCGGCCGAGCATGATCACGCCGCTGCCGCACATGTTCGTGGTCAAGGACCTCGTCGTGGACCTCACCAACTTCTACCAGCAGTACAAGTCCGTCGAGCCGTGGCTCAAGACCAAGAAGCcgccgggcggcgggcggcgtgaGCACCCGCAGTCGCCGGCGCAGCGGAAGAAGCTGGACGGGCTGTACGAGTGCATCCTGTGCGCGTGCTGCAGCACGGCCTGCCCGTCCTACTGGTGGAACTCGGAGGCGTTCCTCGGCCCCGCCGCGCTGCTGCACGCCTACCGCTGGGTCTCCGACAGCCGCGACGACTACGGCCAGGAGCGGGTGCAGGCGCTGTCGGAGGGCTGGGACAAGCTGTACAGGTGCAGGATGATCAAGAGCTGCACCGCGACGTGCCCCAAGAGCctcgaccccgccgccgccatctccgccCTGAAGGCCCAGCACCAGCTCCGCAAGGCCTGA